The following are encoded together in the Tamandua tetradactyla isolate mTamTet1 chromosome 14, mTamTet1.pri, whole genome shotgun sequence genome:
- the ARF6 gene encoding ADP-ribosylation factor 6 codes for MGKVLSKIFGNKEMRILMLGLDAAGKTTILYKLKLGQSVTTIPTVGFNVETVTYKNVKFNVWDVGGQDKIRPLWRHYYTGTQGLIFVVDCADRDRIDEARQELHRIINDREMRDAIILIFANKQDLPDAMKPHEIQEKLGLTRIRDRNWYVQPSCATSGDGLYEGLTWLTSNYKS; via the coding sequence ATGGGGAAGGTGCTGTCAAAAATCTTCGGGAACAAGGAAATGCGGATCCTCATGCTGGGGCTGGACGCGGCCGGCAAGACCACAATCCTGTACAAGTTGAAGCTGGGCCAGTCGGTAACCACCATCCCCACGGTGGGTTTCAACGTGGAGACGGTGACTTACAAAAACGTCAAATTCAACGTGTGGGATGTGGGCGGCCAGGACAAGATCCGGCCGCTCTGGCGGCATTACTACACCGGGACCCAGGGTCTGATCTTCGTAGTGGACTGTGCCGACCGTGATCGCATCGACGAGGCCCGCCAGGAGCTGCACCGCATTATCAATGACCGGGAGATGAGGGACGCCATAATCCTCATCTTCGCCAACAAGCAGGACCTGCCTGATGCCATGAAACCCCACGAGATCCAGGAGAAACTGGGCCTGACCCGAATTCGGGACAGGAACTGGTATGTGCAGCCCTCCTGTGCCACCTCTGGGGACGGACTCTATGAGGGGCTCACATGGTTAACCTCTAACTATAAATCCTAA